In Mus musculus strain C57BL/6J chromosome 14, GRCm38.p6 C57BL/6J, the following are encoded in one genomic region:
- the Nkx3-1 gene encoding homeobox protein Nkx-3.1, whose protein sequence is MLRVAEPREPRVEAGGRSPWAAPPTQSKRLTSFLIQDILRDRAERHGGHSGNPQHSPDPRRDSAPEPDKAGGRGVAPEDPPSIRHSPAETPTEPESDAHFETYLLDCEHNPGDLASAPQVTKQPQKRSRAAFSHTQVIELERKFSHQKYLSAPERAHLAKNLKLTETQVKIWFQNRRYKTKRKQLSEDLGVLEKNSPLSLPALKDDSLPSTSLVSVYTSYPYYPYLYCLGSWHPSFW, encoded by the exons ATGCTTAGGGTAGCGGAGCCCCGAGAGCCACGGGTGGAGGCGGGTGGCCGCAGTCCTTGGGCAGCGCCACCCACGCAGTCCAAGCGGCTCACCTCCTTCCTCATCCAGGACATCCTGCGGGACCGCGCGGAGCGGCACGGGGGACACTCAGGCAATCCGCAGCACTCGCCGGACCCTAGGAGGGACTCCGCTCCAGAGCCCGACAAAGCAGGGGGTCGCGGCGTGGCTCCGGAGGACCCACCAAGTATCCGGCATAGCCCCGCGGAGACACCGACTGAACCCGAGTCTG ATGCACATTTTGAGACTTATCTTTTGGACTGTGAACATAATCCAGGGGACTTAGCAAGTGCCCCCCAGGTCACCAAGCAGCCACAGAAGCGCTCCCGGGCCGCCTTCTCTCACACTCAGGTGATTGAGTTGGAGAGGAAGTTCAGCCATCAGAAGTACCTGTCTGCCCCTGAGAGGGCTCACCTGGCCAAGAACCTCAAACTCACCGAAACCCAAGTCAAAATATGGTTCCAGAACAGACGCTATAAGACCAAGCGAAAGCAGCTGTCGGAAGACCTGGGAGTCTTGGAGAAGAACTCACCATTGTCTTTGCCAGCCCTGAAAGATGACAGCCTGCCCAGTACCTCCTTGGTCTCCGTGTATACTAGCTATCCCTACTACCCCTACCTGTACTGTCTGGGCAGCTGGCATCCATCTTTCTGGTAG
- the Nkx2-6 gene encoding homeobox protein Nkx-2.6 isoform 2 (isoform 2 is encoded by transcript variant 2), translating to MTDRGVGNLSGDMRRGGPVSTRTRPQRKSRVLFSQAQVLALERRFKQQRYLTAPEREHLASALQLTSTQVKIWFQNRRYKSKSQRQDQTLELAGHPLAPRRVAVPVLVLDGKPCLDPDVAAFLGPYKATSPYSCFGGYAGTPYDASYASRCTSASAGPGPLTPLASSGFSPGGQSAAPQGHLPATPQGVTAW from the coding sequence ATGACCGATCGCGGCGTGGGCAACCTGAGTGGCGACATGCGCCGAGGCGGTCCGGTTTCAACCAGAACGCGGCCACAGCGGAAGTCCCGCGTGCTATTCTCCCAGGCCCAAGTGCTGGCCCTGGAGCGGCGCTTCAAGCAGCAGCGATACCTGACTGCGCCCGAGCGTGAGCACTTGGCCAGCGCGCTGCAGCTCACGTCCACGCAGGTCAAGATCTGGTTCCAAAACCGGCGCTACAAGTCCAAGAGTCAGCGCCAGGACCAGACTCTGGAACTGGCCGGCCACCCGTTAGCACCGCGCCGGGTAGCAGTGCCAGTACTGGTACTGGACGGCAAGCCCTGCCTGGATCCCGACGTAGCCGCATTCCTGGGTCCCTACAAAGCCACCTCGCCCTATTCCTGCTTCGGTGGCTACGCGGGCACTCCCTACGACGCTAGCTATGCGAGCCGCTGCACCAGCGCCAGCGCCGGCCCCGGGCCGCTCACACCACTGGCCAGCTCTGGCTTCAGCCCAGGTGGCCAAAGTGCGGCTCCGCAGGGCCATCTGCCCGCTACGCCTCAGGGAGTCACGGCCTGGTGA
- the Nkx2-6 gene encoding homeobox protein Nkx-2.6 isoform 1 (isoform 1 is encoded by transcript variant 1) has translation MLSSPVASTPFSVADILRLECQQKDSKTLSQWELHRNPVKPRYLRMNQESGWFESSDRAQAVPFRCTWETVLEMGSNPVGEPQTPPGTISRLGARNPMTDRGVGNLSGDMRRGGPVSTRTRPQRKSRVLFSQAQVLALERRFKQQRYLTAPEREHLASALQLTSTQVKIWFQNRRYKSKSQRQDQTLELAGHPLAPRRVAVPVLVLDGKPCLDPDVAAFLGPYKATSPYSCFGGYAGTPYDASYASRCTSASAGPGPLTPLASSGFSPGGQSAAPQGHLPATPQGVTAW, from the exons ATGCTGTCGAGTCCTGTGGCCTCCACCCCTTTCTCGGTAGCTGACATTCTCAGGCTGGAGTGCCAACAGAAGGATTCCAAGACCCTGTCACAATGGGAGTTGCATAGGAACCCAGTAAAGCCTCGGTACCTAAGAATGAACCAGGAATCCGGATGGTTTGAGAGCAGCGACAGGGCACAAGCAGTCCCTTTTCGGTGCACCTGGGAGACAGTCCTGGAGATGGGCTCGAATCCTGTGGGGGAGCCAC AAACTCCTCCGGGCACGATCTCCCGACTTGGAGCCAGGAACCCAATGACCGATCGCGGCGTGGGCAACCTGAGTGGCGACATGCGCCGAGGCGGTCCGGTTTCAACCAGAACGCGGCCACAGCGGAAGTCCCGCGTGCTATTCTCCCAGGCCCAAGTGCTGGCCCTGGAGCGGCGCTTCAAGCAGCAGCGATACCTGACTGCGCCCGAGCGTGAGCACTTGGCCAGCGCGCTGCAGCTCACGTCCACGCAGGTCAAGATCTGGTTCCAAAACCGGCGCTACAAGTCCAAGAGTCAGCGCCAGGACCAGACTCTGGAACTGGCCGGCCACCCGTTAGCACCGCGCCGGGTAGCAGTGCCAGTACTGGTACTGGACGGCAAGCCCTGCCTGGATCCCGACGTAGCCGCATTCCTGGGTCCCTACAAAGCCACCTCGCCCTATTCCTGCTTCGGTGGCTACGCGGGCACTCCCTACGACGCTAGCTATGCGAGCCGCTGCACCAGCGCCAGCGCCGGCCCCGGGCCGCTCACACCACTGGCCAGCTCTGGCTTCAGCCCAGGTGGCCAAAGTGCGGCTCCGCAGGGCCATCTGCCCGCTACGCCTCAGGGAGTCACGGCCTGGTGA